The genome window ACTGTTCGGAGATCCCGTAATAGGTCGGATACAAAAGCAAAATGGCAAGCGGAACTTGAAAGTAGACGTATACGCACACCAAGCCAAACCAGCTGAACAGATCGATCGATGCCAAGGTCGTCCAGCCTAATTGTTTGAATAATAGAGTGAATAGTCCGTTGCTGCCCAATATGATGATATAGGCGAATGCAAGCGGGACCCCCGAGAAATTCGAGGTCATGTTGGAGAGCATCAGCAGAAAATCTCGCACCCGCCTGGAAAAACGTGTGATCGAATAGGCAGCGAACAGCGCCACCACAATTCCTACCGCGCTTGAGCAAAGCGAGATCACCAAACTGTTTTTCAAACCGATCAGGTAGTATTTGCTCGTCAACGCCTTGGTGTATTGATCCAGGCCCCAGCCGACTCCCCCATCCCCCCGAAAGCTTTCCGCAACCATGGTGAAGAGCGGTAGAATCTGAAAACAAATGACGAGAAGGGCAAAGGGCAGCAGGGAAAACAGTAGCCAAAGATGCCTTTTCCGGCTTTTCAAACGTATCCCCCCACTCGCTTTAGATTTTCACGCCGGGGAACGTGTGCGGAATCATCGCTTCCGATGCGGGAATGCCCAGCAGACGGCAGATCAAGGGAGCGACGGCCAACTGCGGGACAGCCTCTTCATACACACCAGGAGCAAAAGCAGAGCCGATCCCGTACATCGGAACATTCCGCTCGTCATCCCCCGTGCCGCCATGGTTTCCGTCCGGATTCATGCCGTGATCGGACGTCACGATGATCTGGTAGCCTTCCTCCATCCAAATCGGCAGCATCTGCGCCAAGATCGTGTCCACCGCAATCACTGAACCTCTGTACTGTTTGGAATCAGAGCCATACAGATGCCCCGCATTGTCCACCCCCATGGAGTGAATGTAGAGAAAATCGGGGTCGAATTCGCGCCGCAGCGTCTCCCCATCGATGATCAGATGAGAATCGGGATAGTTGTCGTCGAAGTAAAATCGTCCGTGCTGAATCGGTTTTTCCACATCATTTTGGAAGCGGTCTTCCACGTAGTGAAACGGAGCCCTGTTGTACAGCTCGCTCACCCAATAGTAGGCAGCTGCCGCATTGATCCGTCCATGCTCCTTCGTCAAATGAAAGATGCTTTTCTGCCCTGACAGCCGGACGGTGTGATTGGACGTGATTCCGTTTACGGAGCTTGGGGTTCCCGTCAACAGAACTTCATACAACGGCCGGGAGAGGCTGGGCAGCTCGGATTTGACCAGGTATCGCGCTGCCTTGCCAACTTCCACGAGATGGTTGACGAAGCCCATTTGCGTGATGGCCGCCTGATATTGCATCCCATCCACTACCACCACGATCACCTTGTTACTCTTCATCTTTGGTTCCCCCTGTTATTTGGCGTGGATCAAGACTTGCTCTTCCCACATCTGCGGCAATTTTTTGGCTGTCTCTTCCCACGCTTTTTGGTCTTTGACAGGTTTGGCATCTTTGTACTGGTCAGCCGGAATCATTTTCTTTGCGACCTCGTCCGGCAGTTTCACGCTTTCCCGGATCGGACGCGCGTAGCCTTTTGCAAGATTGATCTGACCGGCATCGCTCAGAATATACTCACGGGTCAGCATGGCAGCATGTGGGTGCGGCGCGTATTTGTTGATGATGGTGGCATAGCCGCTCACGACGGTGCCTCCGTTCGGAATGCTCACTTCAAAGCGGGAGGGATCAATCTGGTCACGGTAGGAGAGGGCATTGAAGTCCCACAGCAAGGCTACCGTCACTTCCCCTTTTTCAAGCGTCGCCACGTTCATTTCACCCAAAGAGAGTCGTCCTTGTTTGGCCAATTCCGCAAAAAAGTCGATCCCCGGCTGAATATTCGTCTCATCCCCACCGTGAGCGATTGCGGCTGCCAGAACGGACATTTGAGACTGGGCAGCTTTCGTCACGTCGCCAATCGCTACCTTGTAATCGCCGTTTTTGATGTCATCCCACGATTTTGGCGGGTTTTTTACCAACTCTTTGTTGGTCATGACGGCGATCGACCCCTGATAGCCCACGATCCAGTGACCATCCTTGTCTTTCGCCCATTCGAGAATCTCGTCCCAGTAAGAGGTTTTGTACGGCTGGGTGACTCCTTTGTCCACAGCTACGGGTCCAAAAGCGATCCCAACGTCGCCGATGTCCGCTGTCGGATTGTTTTTTTCCGCTTCATATTTGGCGATTTCCTCGGAGCTGCTCATGTCCGTGTCGGTGTGCTTCATGCCGTACTTGCTCTCCAAGTCCTTCCAGGTGCCAACCCAGTTCGCCCAAGAGTCCGGCATTCCCACGCTTACGACGGTTCCTTCTTCCTTTGCCTTCTTTTCAATGTCCGCCAGTGTCAGCTGCTGAGTCGGGGCTGCTTCTTGCTGCCCGCCTGCTGGTTGCTGATTCGTGCTGCCCGATCCTGTTGTATTGGTCGAACAACCTGTCATGACGGCAGCTGCCAAGAGAACCATGGATGCACCTGCGAAAAACGTACGTCTTTTCAACAATTCGATTTGTTTCAAGATGAGCGCCTCCCAAAGAAATGTGTTTTTTTCTTTCCTGACATCTGTGGACTTGATAATTCTTGTTGTTTGTTGACTGTTGTTACCTAGATTATATGTGCAAGGAAAATAGGCATACAATTGTTTTCGTTTAAACATTTTGTAAATTGATCGTGAAGGAACAAAAAAACTGGCGTTCGGGAAGAACACCAGTCTGAAAGGGATGGAGCTGTGCTGTTAATGAATGTCTTTTTTCTTAAATCGACCGCCATGCACGGCGGATACATCTGTGGCAATGGTAAATGCTTGCGGGTCTAATTCTCTAATAATATCCTTCAGCTTCGTTTCCTCTAACCTGGTAAAGACACACAAGATCACGCGCTTATCTTCCCCACTATAAGAACCTTCACCGTGCAAATAGGTTACCCCGCGACCCAACCGCTCGGTAATCGCATCCGCAATCTCCGTGGTATTATCACTGATGATATACACGGATTTCATGTCATCCATCCCTTTAACGACGATATCAATCGTTTTAAAGGCTACATAATAAGTGATCATTGAAAACAATGCATTTTCCAAAGAGAACACGAAAGCTGCAATGGCGAAAATAATCACATTCACAAACATGATGATTTCACCGACAGAAAACGGCAGCCTCTTCTCCACTAAGATCGCTAATGTTTCCGTTCCATCCAAGACACCACCGTTTCTGATGGTCAAGCCTACGCCTGCTCCCAGTATCAAGCCGCCGAAAACAACGGCAAGCAGCTCATTGTTCACGATCGGTTCAACATGATGCATGAAGGAAGTAGACACAGAAAGAGCTACGATTCCATAAAGCATACTGATCGCAAAGGTTTTCCCTATTTGCTTGTATCCTAGAAAGAAGAACGGCAAGTTTAAAATGACTAAGAACAAGCTCAGATTGATAGACGTCACATGGCTTAATATCATGGACAGACCCGTCACTCCACCGTCAATGATATTGTTCGGGATGAGCACCGCTTCCAACCCGTACGCCATAATGATGGCACCAATCGTAATAAAGATACCCCTTTTGACAATATTTCTTATGGTCAATTTTTTATGACTTGTTTTCTTTTTTTCTTCGAATTCATTCATTCATTTTTTCCTCCTGTTTTGTTTTCTCCCTATCCTATTTTAGCACATCAAGTAGATGGAGCGTTTTTCCTGTATATTCTGGGAACAAATGCCCATCCTGCGACCCCTCTCAATTACCCGTCTATTTTTTCGGAATGTTTTTTCTGCGCTGGCATTTATCCTTTATTCGATCGAATCGTTCCGTCAACTAGAACAGTACAGAAATAAAGAATCAGCCCCCATAAGGTCAGGCTGATTCTTTTTTATTTTGATAGAAGTCTGTTCATCTTCGAGAGGGTATCGTCATCGGAGGAAGGTAGATTGATGGTGACTGTAAGGTGGGGAGAATCCGTCACCCGAAATGAAACTTGATCGAATACGAGCAGTCCAGCTGTCGGATGATGATTGACTTTCCTACCCTCAGGGCCATTGAGCACATCATGCTGCGGCCACCACTCCCTAAATTCTGGGCTGACCTCGTTCAAGTCTCCGATGAGCTCATGCCACCAAGGGTCATCCGTATAGGCAGCGTAGCTGCTGCGAAAGTGTGCCAACCGGTGACGAGCATGGTTTTCCCAGTTTTCCTGAAGCAGCTCTCGAACATAGGGCGATGTGAACGTGCGCCAGATGCTGTTGCGTTCTCTTGTCGACATTTGCTCATAATTCCCATAAATCATATTCGCCGCCTTGTTCCAAGCGACAATATTCAAACGCTGATCGGCAACATAGGCAGGGCTCGTCAACTGAAGATCGAGGAAGCGTTGCAACGACGGACTAATCGTCGTTTCGGCTGGGATCTGATCCGCTGGCAGCTGCTGGATGGCCAGCAAAAATAAATGCTTCCGCTCGATGGCATCCAGTTGAAGCGCCAGCGCAATGTTCTCCAACACTTGTGCGGATACCTGAATATTCCGAGCTTGTTCTAGCCAGGTATACCAGTCGATGCTGATACCTGCGAGCGCCGCCACTTCACTGCGTCGAAGACCGGGCGTCCGCCGCCGACCTTCGCCTGGCAGCCCAACCTGATCAGGCGAAATCCTCGCGCGCCGTGTGCGTAAAAATTGAGCTAACTCATGAAGACGTGAATGGTCCGATTGTTGCACTTTTCACACCTCCTCCCCTTTTCTGCCTCCATTCATGGGAGAAAAACTCCTATGATAAACGCTCATCTTACTCTCGTTCTCGCTCCATTATACACTTTCAAAGGAAATGACGAATCCAACCAAATGATTAGATGAAAGGGGACTAGACTTTCTTGGAAAAGGCAGAACAAATACGCTCCAGCAACAGTAGCAGCAAGCTGGCAAAAGCCCTGCTGCTTCTGGGACTTTCACTCGGATACTTCATGGTGCTCTTGGACACGACGGTCGTGAGCATCGCCCTGCCAGCGATCCGTACTGACTTGGGAGGGGGGATCGAAGGCCTTCAATGGGTAGTAAACGCTTATACCATTGTTTTCTCCGGTTTCCTGCTATCGATGGGCGGATTGGCTGACAAGTTCGGAGCAAAACGACTCTATTTGGGCGGGTTAACGTTGTTCCTGATCGCCTCCGCTGCTTCCGCAGTCTGTCCTTCGCTTGGTGCACTGATTGCCATTCGCGCCATTCTCGGCCTTGGAGGAGCATGCCTGATGCCCGCATCGCTGTCGCTGCTTGCTCATGCTTTCCCAGAAGCAGGCGAACGTGCCCGAGCCCTCGGAATATGGGCTGCGGTTACTGGAGGAGCAATGGCCGCAGGACCAGTAGTTGGCGGCATCTTGGTGGATACTCTCGGCTGGCGCAGCATTTTCCTGGTGAATCTGCCGCTCGCCCTCCTCAGTCTGCTCCTGACTTCCCTTATGATTCGTGAAACTCCCCACAATCCGAAGAAAGGCTTTGACGCATCAGGCCAGTTCACGGCTATTGCAGCCATTGGCGCACTATCCTTCGCCCTAATGGAAGGGCAAGTGTACGGATGGGGTTCACCGATCATTATCTCTGCATGCAGTTTGGCGGTGCTCAGCGCCATCCTCTTCTTTAGGGTCGAGGCGATAGGAAAGGCGCCGCTTCTCCCATTAGCGTTGCTGAGGAGCCCGACTTTAGTAGCTGGAATTCTTGCTGGGATGGCAATCAACATCGGGCTGTCGGGGATTTTGTTCGTCATGCCGTTGTTCTTTCAGCAAGCCATTGGCTCATCCGCCCACATAGCTGGACTATCGCTTCTTCCGTTGACGATACCGTTAGCGTTTAATCCGATTTTTACGGGTCGGATCGTGGGCCAAATCGGGGCAAAGATACCGATGACGTTTGGCTTTTGCCTTGGGGCAATGGGGACACTCCTGCTGGTATGGGCGGATCAGAGCA of Brevibacillus choshinensis contains these proteins:
- a CDS encoding ABC transporter permease, with amino-acid sequence MKSRKRHLWLLFSLLPFALLVICFQILPLFTMVAESFRGDGGVGWGLDQYTKALTSKYYLIGLKNSLVISLCSSAVGIVVALFAAYSITRFSRRVRDFLLMLSNMTSNFSGVPLAFAYIIILGSNGLFTLLFKQLGWTTLASIDLFSWFGLVCVYVYFQVPLAILLLYPTYYGISEQWRESAALLGASTAQFWRFIGLPVILPGVVGTFSILFANAMGAYATAYALVGSNYNLIAIRIGALVAGDVAARPELAGALAVLLAITMVGAMLINEWMMRRVRRELG
- a CDS encoding alkaline phosphatase family protein, whose protein sequence is MKSNKVIVVVVDGMQYQAAITQMGFVNHLVEVGKAARYLVKSELPSLSRPLYEVLLTGTPSSVNGITSNHTVRLSGQKSIFHLTKEHGRINAAAAYYWVSELYNRAPFHYVEDRFQNDVEKPIQHGRFYFDDNYPDSHLIIDGETLRREFDPDFLYIHSMGVDNAGHLYGSDSKQYRGSVIAVDTILAQMLPIWMEEGYQIIVTSDHGMNPDGNHGGTGDDERNVPMYGIGSAFAPGVYEEAVPQLAVAPLICRLLGIPASEAMIPHTFPGVKI
- a CDS encoding ABC transporter substrate-binding protein, producing MVLLAAAVMTGCSTNTTGSGSTNQQPAGGQQEAAPTQQLTLADIEKKAKEEGTVVSVGMPDSWANWVGTWKDLESKYGMKHTDTDMSSSEEIAKYEAEKNNPTADIGDVGIAFGPVAVDKGVTQPYKTSYWDEILEWAKDKDGHWIVGYQGSIAVMTNKELVKNPPKSWDDIKNGDYKVAIGDVTKAAQSQMSVLAAAIAHGGDETNIQPGIDFFAELAKQGRLSLGEMNVATLEKGEVTVALLWDFNALSYRDQIDPSRFEVSIPNGGTVVSGYATIINKYAPHPHAAMLTREYILSDAGQINLAKGYARPIRESVKLPDEVAKKMIPADQYKDAKPVKDQKAWEETAKKLPQMWEEQVLIHAK
- a CDS encoding YitT family protein; this translates as MNEFEEKKKTSHKKLTIRNIVKRGIFITIGAIIMAYGLEAVLIPNNIIDGGVTGLSMILSHVTSINLSLFLVILNLPFFFLGYKQIGKTFAISMLYGIVALSVSTSFMHHVEPIVNNELLAVVFGGLILGAGVGLTIRNGGVLDGTETLAILVEKRLPFSVGEIIMFVNVIIFAIAAFVFSLENALFSMITYYVAFKTIDIVVKGMDDMKSVYIISDNTTEIADAITERLGRGVTYLHGEGSYSGEDKRVILCVFTRLEETKLKDIIRELDPQAFTIATDVSAVHGGRFKKKDIH
- a CDS encoding helix-turn-helix transcriptional regulator; the encoded protein is MQQSDHSRLHELAQFLRTRRARISPDQVGLPGEGRRRTPGLRRSEVAALAGISIDWYTWLEQARNIQVSAQVLENIALALQLDAIERKHLFLLAIQQLPADQIPAETTISPSLQRFLDLQLTSPAYVADQRLNIVAWNKAANMIYGNYEQMSTRERNSIWRTFTSPYVRELLQENWENHARHRLAHFRSSYAAYTDDPWWHELIGDLNEVSPEFREWWPQHDVLNGPEGRKVNHHPTAGLLVFDQVSFRVTDSPHLTVTINLPSSDDDTLSKMNRLLSK
- a CDS encoding MFS transporter, which codes for MEKAEQIRSSNSSSKLAKALLLLGLSLGYFMVLLDTTVVSIALPAIRTDLGGGIEGLQWVVNAYTIVFSGFLLSMGGLADKFGAKRLYLGGLTLFLIASAASAVCPSLGALIAIRAILGLGGACLMPASLSLLAHAFPEAGERARALGIWAAVTGGAMAAGPVVGGILVDTLGWRSIFLVNLPLALLSLLLTSLMIRETPHNPKKGFDASGQFTAIAAIGALSFALMEGQVYGWGSPIIISACSLAVLSAILFFRVEAIGKAPLLPLALLRSPTLVAGILAGMAINIGLSGILFVMPLFFQQAIGSSAHIAGLSLLPLTIPLAFNPIFTGRIVGQIGAKIPMTFGFCLGAMGTLLLVWADQSTSYAIMFFGLLFIGFGVSFTIPALMAAVISSAPKDHTGAAAGALNSSRQLGATIGVAIISSVLTGSESFITGMHGSLIVLTIILVGGSLLSFAFIGGRRKTVNQSQDAKD